In a single window of the Elaeis guineensis isolate ETL-2024a chromosome 6, EG11, whole genome shotgun sequence genome:
- the LOC105033771 gene encoding uncharacterized protein OsI_027940 produces the protein MSRHPEVKWAQRVDKVYITVQLPDAKDVKVNLEPDGIFTFSATAGAENNLYELKMDLYDKVNVEGSRINTGVRSIFCVVEKVEKGWWKKLLRGDGKTPHYVKVDWDKWVDEDDDGVGDLDLGGMDFSNFGNMGGDGMDDDLDESDDEEQEAEKAGDVQKTEEASSETKMETAPIA, from the exons ATGAG TCGTCATCCTGAAGTAAAGTGGGCACAAAGGGTCGATAAGGTTTACATCACTGTACAGTTGCCTGATGCAAAAGATGTGAAGGTTAATCTGGAACCTGATGGCATTTTCACTTTTTCTGCAACTGCTGGAGCTGAAAACAACTTGTATGAGTTGAAAATGGACCTTTATGATAAAGTAAATGTAGAG GGAAGCAGAATTAACACAGGAGTCCGGTCTATCTTCTGTGTGGTAGAAAAAGTGGAGAAGGGGTGGTGGAAGAAACTATTACGTGGTGATGGAAAAACACCTCACTATGTGAAAGTAGATTGGGATAAGTGGGTGGATGAAGATGATGATG GTGTTGGCGACTTAGACTTGGGAGGGATGGATTTCTCG AATTTTGGTAATATGGGGGGTGATGGAATGGATGATGACCTTGATGAAAGTGATGATGAAG AACAAGAAGCCGAAAAGGCTGGAGATGTGCAGAAGACTGAAGAAGCCTCGTCAGAGACCAAAATGGAGACAGCTCCAATCGCATGA
- the LOC105033788 gene encoding uncharacterized protein: protein MHTCSSGVGRARHPKASKIWVADIVLQKVRDRPLYRLIDIKKDIKKDFDIHLPYGQAWLVKEVARFALHGEDYASFDLLQWYGEVVAETNPEGLFVLEYPDRHFERMFICFHACLVGFKSGCRSLLFIDGTHILNRYGGVMLSAVVLNAENGMFLLAFAIVNRAKGLTKGVRTSFPNATNGYCLRYLKENFKKKLDGLSAAQKEKMLSLLDSAAYALQISQFIGYISDIREISSKACEWIECGSDIDH from the exons ATGCATACTTGCAGCAGTGGCGTTGGGAGGGCCAGACATCCAAAGGCATCAAAAATATGGGTTGCCGATATAGTGCTTCAGAAAGTTAGAGACAGACCATTGTATAGACTAATTGATATCAAGAAGGATATTAAAAAAGATTTTGACATTCATCTTCCTTACGGGCAAGCCTGGCTTGTTAAAGAGGTTGCTAGATTTGCATTACATGGTGAAGATTATGCATCATTTGATCTCTTGCAATGGTATGGTGAAGTAGTGGCTGAGACTAACCCAGAAGGTTTATTTGTACTTGAGTATCCAGATAGACATTTTGAGAGGATGTTTATATGTTTTCATGCATGTTTAGTTGGATTCAAAAGTGGATGCCGCTCTTTATTGTTCATAGATGGAACCCATATCCTTAATAGATACGGTGGTGTAATGCTCTCAGCAGTGGTACTTAACGCTGAGAATGGGATGTTTTTACTAGCTTTTGCTATTGTTA atagaGCAAAAGGCTTGACAAAGGGTGTGAGGACTTCATTTCCTAATGCTACCAATGGTTATTGTTTGCGGTATCTaaaggagaatttcaagaaaaagcTCGATGGGTTGTCGGCAGCACAAAAAGAAAAGATGTTGAGCCTACTTGATAGCGCAGCTTATGCACTACAGATATCACAATTCATTGGTTATATTAGTGATATAAGAGAGATTTCATCAAAGGCATGTGAATGGATTGAATGTGGCTCAGATATTGATCACTGA